The stretch of DNA TCGAGACGCTGAAGTCGAACCCGGATTCGCGTCGCATCATCGTGTCGGCGTGGAACGTCGGCGACATCCCGCAGATGGCGCTGGCACCGTGCCACGCGTTCTTCCAGTTCTACGTAGCGGACGGCAAGCTGTCCTGCCAGCTGTACCAGCGCAGCGCCGACATGTTCCTGGGTGTGCCGTTCAACATCGCGAGCTACGCCCTCCTCACCCACATGGTGGCGCAGCAGGCGGGGCTCGAACCGGGCGACTTCATCTGGACAGGTGGTGACTGCCACATCTACGACAACCACGTCGACCAGGTCGCCGAGCAGTTGAGCCGGGAGCCGCTGCCGTATCCGACGCTGAAACTGAACAGGCGGGATTCGATCTTCGACTACACGTTCGAGGACGTGGAGATCGTCGACTACCGGCATCATCCCGCCATCAAGGCGCCGGTGGCCGTCTAGTGGCCCGGGAGGTCAAGCTGGTCTGGGCGCAGGGCTCCGGCGGCGTCATCGGCCGCGACAACACGATCCCCTGGCACGTCCCCGAGGACATGGCGTACTTCAAGAAGGTGACGCAGGGCCACCCCGTGATCATGGGCCGCAGGACGTGGGACTCGCTGCCCCCGCGATTCCGGCCCCTGCCGGGACGACGCAACATCGTGATCAGCCGTCAGCCCGACTGGGCCGCGGAGGGGGCGGAGTCCGCCGACGGCATCGCCTCGGCGCTCGCGCTCACCGACGAGGACGTCTGCGTCATCGGCGGCGGCCAGATCTACACGGCGGCAATGCCGTTCGCCACGCAGCTGCTGGTTTCCGAGATCGACGTGTCGATCGACGGCGACGCCTGGGCACCGCCGATCGACGACTCCTGGCACGCGCAGGACACCGGCGAGTGGCTCACGTCGGAGAAGAACGGCACCCGCTACCGATGGATCACCTACACGCGGGCGTGAGATCGAGGGCGTTCGTGGTCGGGTGACCCCACCGTTCGCCCCTTTGCCGCCGCACCGTTACCCCATTCGACGGGTGACGGTGCGCGCAGTGGTTCATACTCACCTCATGGACAAGAAGTCACTGACCGCCCTTGCCCGTCAGCAACTGAAGTTGGCAGGCGGGACGTCCAGCGGCCGCAGTTCGCAGACAGTGTACGGCGGGCATCGGCGCAGCCTCCGGCAAACCGTCGTCGCCCTGGCCGCGGGTCAGAAGATGGCCGAACACGAGAGCCCGGGCGAGGCCACCCTGTTCATTCTCAGCGGCAAACTGAACCTCGTGGCCGGTGAGGACTCGTGGAAGGGTTCCACCGGCGACCTGCTGGTCCTCCCGACCGATCGGCACAGCGTCGAGGCCATCGAGGACGTCGCCTTCCTGCTCACCGTCGCCATGTGACGGTCGTGCGCGATCGTCTCGAAGATTCCGTACGGAGCCTGAACCCGGGCTACTTCGCGATCGTCATGGCCAGCGGAATCATCTCGGTGGGCATGAAACTGGGCGGATTCGACGTGCTCTCGGTTCTGCTGCTGATCGTGTGCGGCACGGCCTACGTGACGCTGGTGGTCCTCACGATCTGGCGGATCGCGGCGTACCGCCGCGAGGTCGTCGAGGACCTGACCGACGCGCGCCGCGGATTCGGTTTCTTCACGTTCATCGCCGGGACCGACGTGTTCGGCGTGCGCCTGGCGATGGACGGCCATCACGCCGCCACCGCGGTGCTGCTCGCCGTGGCCGGGCTGACCTGGATCGTGCTCGGCTACGTCGTCCCGTGGACCGCCGTCCTGGGCACGTCCGAACGTCCGGTGGTGGCGCGCGCCAACGGAACCTGGTTCATCTGGGTGGTCGCCGCGCAATCGGTGGCCGTGGCGGCTGCGACCCTCGAACCGGTCTACGACGACGCCCGCCGGTTCCTGGCCGTGGTCGCCGTCTTCTCCTGGTCGGTCGGGGTGTGCCTGTACGGCGCGGCGGGGATCTTCGTCGCCGCGCGGATGTTGCTGTATCCGCTGCGGCCGCGCGACCTCACGGCGCCGTACTGGGTGGCGATGGGTGCGTGTGCGATCACCGTCCTCGCCGGCGCCCGCATCGTCGAGATGGAGGACGCGCCGATGGTGAACGCCACGCGCGGGCTCATCGGCGGGTTCGCGGTGGTGTTCTGGTCGTTCGCGACCTGGCTCATCCCCGTCCTGGTGGCTGCCGGATGGTGGCGTCACATCGCCAACAAGGTGCCGCTGCGCTACGACGCCACGGTGTGGAGCATCGTCTTCCCCCTCGGCATGTACGCGGTCGCCGGCATCTACCTGGGCCGGGCGGACCACATCCCGCTCGTCGGTATGGTCGGTAGTGCCGAACTGTGGTGTGCATTCACCGTGTGGTGCGTGGCGTTCGTCGTCATGGTGGTGCATCTCTGGCGGTCGGTGGTGCACGCCGGACCGGCAACAGTGGAGACGCAGGAGAGCGCATGACGGAAACCCCGCCCGTGATCGAGGTATCGGTGGCTGCGGCGCCGTCGGTCGTATGGCCTGCCCTGCGCGACCCGCAGTTGCTTCGGCGCTGGCACGGCTGGGACTGCGCCGGCCTGGACGACGAGATCAGGGAAATCTACTTCGGCGACGACGTGACGGAGGACGCCGGGACCTTCACCCTCACGCTCGGCGGCGCCGACCGGTTCAGCCTCCACGAGCGCGACGGCACGACGCTGGTGCGGATCACCCGGCCGCCGCGGGGCGGGGATCCCGCCGCCGACGCCTGGTACGACGACGTCACCGAGGGCTGGACCACGTTCCTGCAGTTCCTCAAGTTCGGCATCGAACGGCACGGACTCGACGAGCGTCGCACCCTCTTCCTCGAAGGACCGGTCGCGGACGGAGATTCGGCGCGGCACCTGCTCGGCCTCGACAAGGTCGCGGACCTGAAGGTGGGCGATCACTTCACCGCGGTCGCCGACACGGGTGATCTGCTGCACGGGGTGGTGTGCTTCGTCGGCGAGCATCAGACCGCGGTGAGCGTCGACGATCTCGGCCCCGGACTGTTGCAGTTCGGCGAGCAGCCCGTCAACGCGGCGCGCCCGAACGGCGGCGCGCAGATCCTGCTCGCGGTCTACGGCCTGGACGACGAGGAGTGGGCCGAACTCGAACAGCGCTGGACGGAGTGGTGGCAGGCCCGGCCGGGGGCCGAACCTGCCACCTGAGTTCTCGACTGGTCAGGCGAGCACGGTGCCCAGGGTGGGCCACCAGATCGTGCTCTTGACGACGTTCGGCCCCACCTGGTGGTTCAGCGAGCCGTACACGGCCGCGACGACGAGGCCGCTGCCGAGTCCGGCGACCGGGGCCGTGGACACGACCGTGGGAACCGCGACGTTGTTCTGGTCCAGCTTCACGATGCCGCTGGCGCCGGTGGCGAAGCTGTAGTAGACGACGTCGAGCTCGGCGCCGGCCTGGTCGTTCGCGATGACGCCCGGGCCGCCGAAGAAGCCGAAGCGGAACTGGTTGCTCATGTTGGTCGCCACACCCGCGCCGTACAGCTGTCCGAGAACGGGACCGCCCTGCCCGGTGTCGGAGTACGCGGGGACCTGGAAGATCTGGCCCGGCAGGGCGATGTTCGTCGCGGCCGTGTCGGTCGGCGACGCGGCGAGTCGCTCGATGGCGGCCTCGGCCTCGGGGTTTCCGGCGGCCACGGTGCGCAGCTTCGCGATCGCGGTCGCCGGGTCGACGACGGGAGCGGAATCTGCGGGCTGCGCCGACACGACACCGGTGAACATCATCGTCGCCGCCACTGCGGCGGTCAGACCTGCCGCGACCCGTCGTGCGAAGTGCCGTCGATTCATTCTTCTTCTCCCTCGTCACGTCAATGGGTAAGCATTAGTTCGGATGAGTAAACACTCGAGCTCTTATCGACGCCGTGCTTCGCGGTGTTACGCCGCCCCCAGACCTATGCTGCTGGCATGGGACCGGATGGTGGGCACGAGTCGAGGATCAGTGAGTTTCGGGAGGGGCTCGACGCCGTGGTCCCCACCCGCCGGAGCCTGCAGCGCCTGTTCGAGGCGGTCCTCGTCGTCGGGTCGGGGCTCGAGCTGGATTCCACCCTGCAGCGCATCGTCAATTCGGCCACGTCCCTGCTCGGCGCCCGCTACGGCGCGCTCGGTGTCCACGCCCCCGACGGCGGGCTCTCGGAGTTCGTGTACGAGGGCATCACGCCGGACGAGCGCGCCCGCATGGGCCACCTGCCCGAGGGCCGCGGACTGCTGGGACTACTGGTCCACGACCCCCGCCCGGTGCGCCTCGCCAACCTGGCCGATCATCCGGGGTCGATCGGCTTCCCGCCCAATCATCCGCCGATGAAGAGCTTCCTGGGAATGCCGATCATGATGCGGGGCAAAATTTTCGGAAGCATCTATCTCACCGAGAAACTCAGCGGACCCGAGTTCACCGACGAGGACGAGGTGATTCTGCGCGCGCTCGCCACCTCTGCCGGCGTGGCGGTGGAGAATGCCCGGCTGTTCGAGGAATCGCGAACGCGGGAGCGGTGGTTGACGGCCGTCGCGACAATCACCTCCCGGCTGATGGTCGGAGGTTCACTCGACGAAACGCTGCACATGCTCGCCGCCGAGGTGCGTGAACTGTCCAGCGGCGACGAGGTCTTCATCGTCGTCACGCTCGGCGAGGGCGCGGTGGTCGGGGCCGACAGCGCGATGCGGCCGCTGCGCAGCACCGTCCGAAGCGCCACCCAGGCCGAGCCGTTCGCCGAAGTGCTGCGCTCCCGCACCCCCGCCCTGCTGACGGGGATCGACGGTCTCGCACCGTTCTCCGCCGCGGCGGGCCGGGCCGCGGTGCTGCCGCTGTCGACCGCGTCGGGGGTCGGCGGGGTCCTGGTGGTCACGGCGCGCGGCACCACTGCGTGGGATCCCGACGAGGTCGCCCGACTCGAATCGGTAGCCGACCTCGCCGCCGTCGCGGTGGAGTTCTCCGATCAACAGAGCAAGCAACGTCTGCTGTCCGTGCTGGCCGACCGCGACCGGATCGCGCGCGACCTGCACGACAACGTGATTCAGCGATTGTTTGCCACAGGCATGAGCCTGCAGAGCACTCACGCGGTCGGGGACGTTCCGGACGGCGTGCGCTCCATCGTGGCCACCGCGGTCGAGCAACTCGATCGAACGGTGCGCGAGATCCGCACCACCATCTTCGATCTGCAGGCCACCGGCGTCGCCTCGGCGACCAGTCTGCGCCGCCGCCTTCTCGACGTGATCGGCGACCTCACCTCCCATTCGCCGGTCGCGCCCAACGTCCAGTTCACCGGCGCCATCGATACTCTCGTGCCGAGCCGCATCCACCCGCATGCGGAGGCGGTGTTGCGCGAAGCGCTGAGTAATGCCCTGCGGCACGCGCGGGCCACCACCATCGACATCTCGGTGGCCGCGGGGGACGACCTCACCGTCACGGTCGCTGACGACGGAATCGGGATCGCGGACGGCGCCCGGCGCAGTGGACTGGACAACCTCGACCGGCGGGCCGAACACTGCGGCGGCACCTGCACCGTCGATTCGGCGGACGGGGGAACCGTCGTCACCTGGCGGGTTCCGTTGGTGTGAAGAGAATTTCAGTGCTGCCGGCGTAACTCGGTGGCCAGCACCGCTGCCTGCGTGCGCCGCTGCATCCCCAGTTTCGACAACAGCCGCGACACGTAGTTCTTGATCGTCTTCTCGGCCAGGAACAGCCGCTCGGCGATCTCCCGGTTGGTGAGCCCCTCGCCGATCAAGTCGAAAACGGCGCGTTCCTGCTCGGACAGTTGCGCCAGCGGGTCGTCGCGGCGGGCGGACCTGATCCGGTTCATCAGCGCCGACGTCGCCCTGCTGTCGAGCAGCGAACCGCCCTCCCCCACCGTCCGCACGGCCGCCACCAGGTCGGTGCCGAGGATCTGCTTGAGGACGAATCCGGACGCCCCGGCCATGATGGCGTCGAACAGCGCCTCGTCGTCGGAATACGACGTCAGCATCAGGCACCGCAGTTCGGGCAGCGCGGCGCGCAGGTCCCGGCACAGCTCGACACCGTTGCCGTCCGGCAACCGGACGTCGAGCACGGCGACATCGGCGCCGCTGCCCGGGATCCGCGCCATCGCCTCACCGACCGATGCGGCCTCCCCGACCACGTCGAGGTCGGGCACGCTGCCGAGTAGATCGACCAGGCCTCGTCGCACGATCTCGTGGTCGTCGACGAGGAACACCCGCGTGGTCATGTGTGCACCTCCACCGTCTACTCCTCGAACCGTACCGCGCAGGCTAGTTCTCCGGCCGGACGATCATCACCGGGCAGTCCGCGGTGTGGAGCAGTGCGTTGCTGGTGGAGCCGAGCAGCATTCCCTTGAAACCACCCCGGCCGCGGCTGCCGACGACGATCAGCTGTGCCTTCTCGGCGAATTCGCTGAGCACCCGCACGGGGCGGTCGCGCGCGACGACGCGTTCGACGGTCACGTCCGGATACCGCTCCTGGTACCCGGCGAGACGCTCCGACAGAACCACTTCCTCACCCGTCTGGATGCTGCTCCACAACGGATCGTCCGGGCTGGCGCCGAGCGACGGCTGCACACTCACATCGCTCCACACGTTGACCGCGACCAGGCTCGCGCCACGGGCGGCGGCCTGCTCGAAGGCCACTTCCAACGCCGCCCTGCTGCTCTCCGAACCGTCGACGCCGACCACGATCGGCCCCTCGGTCGGCGGCTGCCCGTCCAGGGTGCGCCCCCGCACGACCACCAGCGGGCAGTGGCCGTGCGCGGCGACCGCGGACGTCGTGGAACCGATCAGCAGGCCGGTGAACTCGCCGTGCCCGCGCGAGCCGAGCACCACCATGTGCGCGTTCGCGGACAGTTCGATGAGGGTCTGACTCACCTTGGCCTCGAACTGCTCGGTGGTGATGTCGAGCGGCTCGTCCACCGTCTGTTTCGCGTGGACCCGCGCACTGCCCAGCCGGGCCTTCGCCGTGTCCTCGAGTTCTTCCTTGAAGCTCTCGGCCAGGTACGGCTCGGTGTAATAGAAAGCAGGAATGTGTACCACTGTCACGATGTGCAGCGGGAGCGACAGTGCGGCGGCGGCCCGGGCGGCCCACGCCACGGCGGCCGACGCCGACTCGGATCCGTCCACACCCACGACGATCGGCTTGATTCCGGTCATGGTCACCTTTCCTGATTCTTTCCGGCTGGGCACTGCTGAGGTGTGCGGTGCTACCCGCAGATCTTGCGGAGCTTCTCGACCAACGCGACCCGGCCCGCACGATCCGCGGCGAGCGGTGTGACGGTGAGCGTGGTGACCCCGGACTCGGCGAACGCAGCCACGCGCTCCGCGACGTAGCTCTCCGGACCGATCAGCGACACGGCCCGCACCAGGTCGTCAGGCACGGCGGCGGCGGCCTCGTCCTTCTTGCCCGACAGGTAGAGGTCCTGGATGGTCTCGGCTTCCTTCTCGTAGCCGTAGCGGACTGCGAGGTCGTTGTAGAAGTTCTTGCCCTTCGCGCCCATGCCGCCGATGTACAGGGCCAGACCGGGGCGGACCCAGTCCAGCATGTGGTCGACGTCGTCGCCGATGGCGAGGGCGGGCGACGCGAAGACCTGCAGGTCGCCGAGGCTCGGGTCGCGCTTCGCCTTGCCCTTGGCCAGCGGCTCGCCCCACACGCTCGCGGCCTTCTCCGGGTGGTAGAAGATGGGTTCCCAGCCTTCGGCGATCTCGGCGGTCAACTCCACGTTCTTCGGTCCGAGCGACGCGATGACGATCGGGATGCGATCACGCACAGGGTGGTTGATGATCTTCAGCGGTTTGCCCAGCCCGGTGCCCTTCTCGGCGGGCAGCGGAATCTGGTAGTACTTGCCCTGGAACTCGACCTTCTCGCGGCGCCACACCTTGCGGCAGATTTCGACGACCTCGCGGGTGCGTCCGAGCGGGGCGTCGTACTTGACGCCGTGGAAACCCTCGATCACCTGCGGGCCGGAGGCGCCGAGCCCCATCACGAAGCGTCCGTCCGACACGAAGTCGAGGCCGGCGGCCGTCATCGCCGTCAGGCTCGGCGTGCGGGTGTAGATCTGGAAGATGCCCGAAGCGAGTTCCAGGGTGGTGGTCTTGGCGGCGAGGTAGCCGATCTGGCTCACGGCGTCGAACGAGTAGGCCTCGGGCACGAACGCGATGTCGAGCCCGGCTTTCTCCAGGTCGGCGACCTCGTCGACCGTCTCGGCGAAACCGCCGCTGTAGTTCAAGCCCATACCTATGCGCACGTCGTTCCCCAATCCTGGCGGTAGCTGCAACCTGTTCCTGCTTCGATCCAGAACACTACTGCGCGCAAGCGCCTCAAGGGCGTGCAGGCCTCACGACGACGACCGGGCACTGTGCACCACCGACCAGGCTGTTGCTGGTCGAACCGAGCAGCATCCCCTTGAACCCTCCGCGACCCCGGCTGCCGACGACCAGCAGTTGCGCCTTCTTCGACCAGTCGAGCAACCGCGCCCGCGGATTGTCGATGTACACCTCACGGGTGACCTGCACGTCGGGGTATTTCTCCTGCCAGCCTGCGAGGCTCTCGGCGAGGACGGCGCGTTCGTCCTCCTCGAGTCCCTGCGGCACGAGGGCGGCGGCCCTCGGGTCCTCGAACGCCTTCGACCCGAGGTCGCTCCACACGTGGACGGCCACCAGCGGAGCGTTCCGCATCGACGCCTCCTGGAAGGCCACCGAGATCGCCCGCTCACTGGTGGCGCTGCCGTCGACGCCGACCACGACGGGCCCGTCGGCGTGGGTGTCGCCGCGAACGACGACGACCGGGCAGTGCGCGTGGCTGGTGACGTTGATCGCCGTGTTCCCGAGCAGCGCGGTGGCCGCCGCCCCGGCCCCGGACGCGCCGACCACCACGATCCGGGCGTTCTCGGACAGGTCGACGAGCCACTGAGCACTGCTGCCGATCGACAGTTCGGTGCAGACCTCGATGATGGGATTGACGGCGAATGCCTGCTCCTGCGCCTCGGCGAGAATCGCCTTGCCGCTCGCCTCGACCCACTCGTACACGCCGCCCGAATCCATGTACGGGCCGCCGAACCCGTACGGAGCGAAGTCGAGTGCGTGGATGATCTTCAGGTTAAGTCCACGTTCGGTGGCGAGTTCGGCAGCCATCCGGACAGCGGACTTCGAGCTGTCCGATCCGTCCGCGCCGACGACGACGCTGTTGCGGTCCCGTGTGCTCATGGCTTCACACTATCCCCGGCCGCGTTTTCGCGTCTGCCGCCCTTCGCCTTTCGGCTCGGGACCAAAGTCCCCATCAACTCGGGCTCTCCGACCGTAGCCGCAGCGGCCGAATTCGGCGATGATGAGAAGTGGAGTAGTGCGCCCTAAGCGAATCCGACTGCGCCGCTGCTCTTTTCGAAGCAGCCGACCCCGAGCGATGTCGGTCACAAATTTGGTATTTCAGATGAGAATTAAAGTACGTTCGGGTCATGCAACTCACACAGTTCACCGACCTCGGACTGCGGGTGGTCATGCGACTGGCCGTGGCCGGAGACGGCGAACGACCGGGTAGCCGGGCGATCGCCGAGGAACTGTCGGTGTCGTACACCCACGCCGCCAAGGTGATCACCCGGCTCGGCGAACTCGGCATCGTCGACGCGCGCCGCGGACGCGCCGGCGGCCTGGCCATCACCGAACTCGGGCGCACCGCGTCCGTCGGCTGGCTCGCCCGCCGACTCGAAGGCGACGCGGAGGTCGTCGACTGCGACGGCGCCCAGCCCTGCCCGCTGCGGTCCAACTGCCTGCTGCGGTCGGCGCTCCGGCGCGCGCAGGACGCGTTCTTCACGTCGCTGGACGCTCTCACCGTCGAAGACCTCACCCGTACCCCCACCGGAACCGTCCTGCTCGCCCTCCCGCGGGTGGCCGCCACAACTTCCCAGATTTCTCGAACGATCGGAGACTGACATGCTCTCGCCCACCTCGACCGACGTCATCCGCGCCACCCTGCCCGTGGTCGGCGCCGCCATCTCGGACATCACGACGCTGTTCTACCGCAAGTTGTTCGACGCGCATCCCGAACTCGAACGAGACCTGTTCAACCGCGGGAACCAGAAGCAGGGCGAACAGCAGAAGGCACTGGCCGGGGCCATCGCCGCGTTCGCCGCCCTCCAACTCGAGCCCGATCAGGCGCGCGTCGATCTCATCCTGTCGCGGATCGCCAACAAGCACGCCTCGCTGGGGATCGAACCCTCGCAGTACGCGATCGTGCACACCCACCTGTTCGCGGCCATCGTCGAGGTCCTCGGCGACGCCGTCACTCCCGAGGTCGCTGCCGCCTGGGACGAGGTGTACTGGCTGATGGCGGAGACCCTGATCGCGATGGAGGCCGGACTGTACGCCTCGGCGGGCGTCGCGGTCGGCGACGTGTGGCGCGAGGTGCGGGTCCGCGAGCGTCGGCACGAGTCCGCGGACACGGTGTCGTTCGTGTTCACCTCCGTCGACGGCTCACCGCTTCCGTCGTTCGCTCCGGGGCAGTACCTCTCCGTCGCGGTTCACCTGCCGGACGGCGCACGCCAGATCCGCCAGTACAGCCTGTCCTCGGCCCCGTCGCGCGGCGACTGGAGGATCTCGGTGAAGCGCGCCGGTGAGGTGTCGAACTTCCTGTACCACAACGTCTTCGAAGACGACCTCCTGACGGTGTCGACGCCGTTCGGCGATCTCGTCCTGCAGGACGACGACGCACCGCTGCTCCTCGTGTCCGCGGGCATCGGGTGCACGCCGATGATCGGGATGCTCAGCCACCTCGCCGACACCGACGACAGCCGCCCGATCTCGGTGCTCCACGCCGACCGGTCGGCCAGCAGTCACGCGCACCGCGCGGAGCTCACCGAACTGGTGGAACGTCTGCCGTTCGCGGTGATGCACCGCTGGTACGAAGACCTGGGCGCCCGACGTCCCGAGGGCGGCCTGCGGGAGGGACGCGCCGACCTCGGCGAGGTCACGATCGCCCCCGGCACCCGCGCCTACCTGTGCGGCCCGCTGCCGTTCATGCTCGGAATACGCGAAGCCCTCCTCGCGAAGGACGTGCCCGCCGAGAACATCCACTACGAGGTGTTCGGACCCGACAGCTGGTCGGCCACCGTGTGAGAGCCGGCGCCGCCCCGGTCACACCGACCAGGTGTGGACGGGGCTGCCCTCACGCATGTTCTCCACGTACTGACGCAACATGGCGGCGAGGGCTTCCCGGCGGCTCAGCCCGGCGTTCTCGTGCCGCACCACCTGCGCACGCTGCCACGACGCCCCCGTCTGCCGGGTCACGCACCGGCCCTCGATGACGCTGAGGTAGCGGTCGCGGGCCTTCGCCGACAACCCGAACGCGGCGAGCCCCTCGTCGGCGATCGGCAGCAGCCGCCTCAGGACGAGTTCGTCGGCGCCCGCGAACCCGACACCGGGCCAGTACAATTCGGCGTCCATGCCGTATTTCGCGCCGGCGTGCAGGTTCTCCTCGGCGGCGTTGAACGACATCCGCGACCAGATCGGGCGATCGGATTCGACGAGCCCGCGGAGCGCACCGTAGTAGAACGCGGCGTTCGCCATCGTGTCGAGCACCGTCGGACCCGCGGGCAGCACCCGGTTCTCGATCCGCAGGTGCGGTTTGCCGTCATCGCTGTCGTACACCGGGCGGTTCCACCGGTAGATGGTGCCGTTGTGCATCTGGAGTTCGTTGAGGTCCGGCACCCGTCCCGCGTCGAGTTCGGCCGACGGGTCGACGTCGGACACCTCCGGCAACAGCGCCGGGAAGTACCGGGAGTTCTCCTCGAACAGGTCGAAGACCGACGTGATCCACCGCTCGCCGAACCACACGCGCGGCCGCACGCCCTGGTTCTTCAACTCCAGCGGACGCGTATCGGTGGCCTGCGCGAAGATCGGGATGCGGGATTCGTGCCACAACGCCTTGCCCGCCATGAACGGTGCGTTCGCAGCGAGCGCCACCTGGGCGCCGGCCAGGCACTGCGCGGCGTTCCAGTGGGCGGCGAACTCGTCCGGCGCGACGCGCAGGTGCAGCTGCAGCGATGTGCACGCGGCCTCCGGGAGCACCGAATTGGCGTCCACCTTCAGCTTTTCGGCCGCCCGCCCCTCGAGTGGCACACCCTCGAGGTCGAGTTCGATGTCTTCCCCGCGCGCGGCGAAGATCTGGTCGTTGAGCTGCTCGTAGCGGGGATTCGCCGTGATCCACTCGCGGCCGAGGTGTTCGAGTTCCAGCGTCGGCAGCATGCCGACCATCACCAGCTGGGCGTCGTGCCCGTGGATCCGGGCGTCGGCGACGTGCAGCGACGCCCGCAGGGTTCGCTCGAGCTCGAACGTCCCCT from Rhodococcus opacus B4 encodes:
- a CDS encoding LLM class F420-dependent oxidoreductase, encoding MRIGMGLNYSGGFAETVDEVADLEKAGLDIAFVPEAYSFDAVSQIGYLAAKTTTLELASGIFQIYTRTPSLTAMTAAGLDFVSDGRFVMGLGASGPQVIEGFHGVKYDAPLGRTREVVEICRKVWRREKVEFQGKYYQIPLPAEKGTGLGKPLKIINHPVRDRIPIVIASLGPKNVELTAEIAEGWEPIFYHPEKAASVWGEPLAKGKAKRDPSLGDLQVFASPALAIGDDVDHMLDWVRPGLALYIGGMGAKGKNFYNDLAVRYGYEKEAETIQDLYLSGKKDEAAAAVPDDLVRAVSLIGPESYVAERVAAFAESGVTTLTVTPLAADRAGRVALVEKLRKICG
- a CDS encoding cupin domain-containing protein, whose amino-acid sequence is MDKKSLTALARQQLKLAGGTSSGRSSQTVYGGHRRSLRQTVVALAAGQKMAEHESPGEATLFILSGKLNLVAGEDSWKGSTGDLLVLPTDRHSVEAIEDVAFLLTVAM
- a CDS encoding universal stress protein, with the protein product MTGIKPIVVGVDGSESASAAVAWAARAAAALSLPLHIVTVVHIPAFYYTEPYLAESFKEELEDTAKARLGSARVHAKQTVDEPLDITTEQFEAKVSQTLIELSANAHMVVLGSRGHGEFTGLLIGSTTSAVAAHGHCPLVVVRGRTLDGQPPTEGPIVVGVDGSESSRAALEVAFEQAAARGASLVAVNVWSDVSVQPSLGASPDDPLWSSIQTGEEVVLSERLAGYQERYPDVTVERVVARDRPVRVLSEFAEKAQLIVVGSRGRGGFKGMLLGSTSNALLHTADCPVMIVRPEN
- a CDS encoding sensor histidine kinase, whose amino-acid sequence is MGPDGGHESRISEFREGLDAVVPTRRSLQRLFEAVLVVGSGLELDSTLQRIVNSATSLLGARYGALGVHAPDGGLSEFVYEGITPDERARMGHLPEGRGLLGLLVHDPRPVRLANLADHPGSIGFPPNHPPMKSFLGMPIMMRGKIFGSIYLTEKLSGPEFTDEDEVILRALATSAGVAVENARLFEESRTRERWLTAVATITSRLMVGGSLDETLHMLAAEVRELSSGDEVFIVVTLGEGAVVGADSAMRPLRSTVRSATQAEPFAEVLRSRTPALLTGIDGLAPFSAAAGRAAVLPLSTASGVGGVLVVTARGTTAWDPDEVARLESVADLAAVAVEFSDQQSKQRLLSVLADRDRIARDLHDNVIQRLFATGMSLQSTHAVGDVPDGVRSIVATAVEQLDRTVREIRTTIFDLQATGVASATSLRRRLLDVIGDLTSHSPVAPNVQFTGAIDTLVPSRIHPHAEAVLREALSNALRHARATTIDISVAAGDDLTVTVADDGIGIADGARRSGLDNLDRRAEHCGGTCTVDSADGGTVVTWRVPLV
- a CDS encoding SRPBCC family protein, with the protein product MTETPPVIEVSVAAAPSVVWPALRDPQLLRRWHGWDCAGLDDEIREIYFGDDVTEDAGTFTLTLGGADRFSLHERDGTTLVRITRPPRGGDPAADAWYDDVTEGWTTFLQFLKFGIERHGLDERRTLFLEGPVADGDSARHLLGLDKVADLKVGDHFTAVADTGDLLHGVVCFVGEHQTAVSVDDLGPGLLQFGEQPVNAARPNGGAQILLAVYGLDDEEWAELEQRWTEWWQARPGAEPAT
- a CDS encoding response regulator; its protein translation is MTTRVFLVDDHEIVRRGLVDLLGSVPDLDVVGEAASVGEAMARIPGSGADVAVLDVRLPDGNGVELCRDLRAALPELRCLMLTSYSDDEALFDAIMAGASGFVLKQILGTDLVAAVRTVGEGGSLLDSRATSALMNRIRSARRDDPLAQLSEQERAVFDLIGEGLTNREIAERLFLAEKTIKNYVSRLLSKLGMQRRTQAAVLATELRRQH
- a CDS encoding dihydrofolate reductase; protein product: MAREVKLVWAQGSGGVIGRDNTIPWHVPEDMAYFKKVTQGHPVIMGRRTWDSLPPRFRPLPGRRNIVISRQPDWAAEGAESADGIASALALTDEDVCVIGGGQIYTAAMPFATQLLVSEIDVSIDGDAWAPPIDDSWHAQDTGEWLTSEKNGTRYRWITYTRA
- a CDS encoding thymidylate synthase produces the protein MDTGTPKADRTGTGTRSVFGHQMRWNLADGFPLVTTKKVHLKSIVYELLWFLRGDSNVKWLQDNGVTIWDEWADADGELGPVYGVQWRSWPTPSGEHIDQISQTIETLKSNPDSRRIIVSAWNVGDIPQMALAPCHAFFQFYVADGKLSCQLYQRSADMFLGVPFNIASYALLTHMVAQQAGLEPGDFIWTGGDCHIYDNHVDQVAEQLSREPLPYPTLKLNRRDSIFDYTFEDVEIVDYRHHPAIKAPVAV
- a CDS encoding tellurite resistance/C4-dicarboxylate transporter family protein; protein product: MTVVRDRLEDSVRSLNPGYFAIVMASGIISVGMKLGGFDVLSVLLLIVCGTAYVTLVVLTIWRIAAYRREVVEDLTDARRGFGFFTFIAGTDVFGVRLAMDGHHAATAVLLAVAGLTWIVLGYVVPWTAVLGTSERPVVARANGTWFIWVVAAQSVAVAAATLEPVYDDARRFLAVVAVFSWSVGVCLYGAAGIFVAARMLLYPLRPRDLTAPYWVAMGACAITVLAGARIVEMEDAPMVNATRGLIGGFAVVFWSFATWLIPVLVAAGWWRHIANKVPLRYDATVWSIVFPLGMYAVAGIYLGRADHIPLVGMVGSAELWCAFTVWCVAFVVMVVHLWRSVVHAGPATVETQESA
- a CDS encoding RrF2 family transcriptional regulator, which encodes MQLTQFTDLGLRVVMRLAVAGDGERPGSRAIAEELSVSYTHAAKVITRLGELGIVDARRGRAGGLAITELGRTASVGWLARRLEGDAEVVDCDGAQPCPLRSNCLLRSALRRAQDAFFTSLDALTVEDLTRTPTGTVLLALPRVAATTSQISRTIGD
- a CDS encoding universal stress protein; protein product: MSTRDRNSVVVGADGSDSSKSAVRMAAELATERGLNLKIIHALDFAPYGFGGPYMDSGGVYEWVEASGKAILAEAQEQAFAVNPIIEVCTELSIGSSAQWLVDLSENARIVVVGASGAGAAATALLGNTAINVTSHAHCPVVVVRGDTHADGPVVVGVDGSATSERAISVAFQEASMRNAPLVAVHVWSDLGSKAFEDPRAAALVPQGLEEDERAVLAESLAGWQEKYPDVQVTREVYIDNPRARLLDWSKKAQLLVVGSRGRGGFKGMLLGSTSNSLVGGAQCPVVVVRPARP